The Salvelinus alpinus chromosome 28, SLU_Salpinus.1, whole genome shotgun sequence genome includes a window with the following:
- the LOC139557128 gene encoding nuclear receptor coactivator 3-like has protein sequence MSGLGDNSMEPLSSENRKRKLSTCDTPSLGCERRRREQESKYIEELAELISANLSDIDSFNVKPDKCAILKETVRQIRQIKEQGKASSNDDDVQKSDVSSTGQGVIDKDHLGPLLLQALDGFLFVVNREGSIVFVSDNVTQYLQYKQEELINTSAYNILHEDDREEFHKNLPKTNVNGVSWGGEAPRQKSHTFNCRMLVKFGNTHGPVEEGHGGPHYETMQCFALTQPKAMIEDGEDLQSCMICVARRVTAVERTESFNTRHELTGKLIQIDQNSLRASMRPGWEDLLRRCIQMFLQHSDGQPWSHKRHYHEAFLQGHAETPLYRFSLSDGTPVTAQTKSKLYRHPMSNEPQGFISTHLLQREQNGYRSAQTGGMMPVPMRQQGMGGPNPNAQMNMPPGAGMGMGGMNRGYGPMNEQSHMGQMGGVSMYGGNGGGGGGGGGGMGNRMMQMNQMNQINHMGQMNQMNQMGHQMNHPGPGNHPGMQHPQHPQQHPFQSSGGYGLGGMSSPLGSPRMSGPQQGFLMSPRNRGSPKMGASQFSPGGMHSPIGPHGGGGAGGGGSSFSSSSLNALQAISEGVGSSLPSTLASPSPAHKPDSSPSVHSSSQSSQPSQPAKPGPDGSKSPPGPGEHHHPLHHHHHHHPHTKAEGCGDRLDSQATAVSKEPGEGASEAGVASSEPTRRVPDSKGHKKLLQLLTSPTEELGLGGTGPALPSIPPPPVSSNIPAGSDTKDPTGGMTSPSSTGVSSSSSASTIQGPASGPGGAALANALASAHYTASLQEKHKILHKLLQNSNTPDEVAKITAEATGKVTLGDQEVPGETGAAGGGAGGVTEPKQEQHSPKKEKTHALLHYLLNKDDTKEPVDVKPKPEELEGKGPPGATAGPPSRGPGPTPEHPESKIKSEPPDELENLESILGGLRGSGSEFYPEQGGGGGGGANKGGNKAQGCLDDNLQGSPGMAPGQRGPFQRAMSVDAKPPGGPGGAGRRPMLIKQENMLSSPDGYPGNMGVCPRGVGTRPMNRGMGVPQRSPMGGSGDWGMPRSSASPVGSAGHPSMIRPGMDYNSKGMMGGPMVARSNSVPGTRSMLQQQLMDLGCSGEMGMSPFSQQGQPNQSPSWPDSVIGMEGNHNRRQFGNALDELLAPPTTSEGQSDERALLDQLDSLLNNTDGIALEEIDRALGIPDLVSQGQGPEQHGEPFPGQDPSMVLEQKPLYGQGYPGPPSMAMQSAYGGSPMQGQLQQGSFGPMLSQMGQGGSFAGMGGMVHPRANMMRPRMMSATKPMRLQLQQRLQGQQFMSQTRQGMAMKMENPGAGNPGMRPGMQPGMGAQPGFLNAQMMAQRSREMVTMQMRRQRMMMLMQQQQQQAAAAAAGGFSPPPNVTAPAGMDTPMGGPNMGQPGPQQFGYGGNYGMTQQGDPSFGPAGGSPPNTMMSGRLGPQNPMMQQHPQGGPMYQSAEMKGWPQGGMARNSTYTQQQFAQQGNPGQQQFAQQGNPGQQQFAQQGNPGQQQFAQQGNPGQYGGIMINGGMPANGGGQMGGQMGINPMVMGRMPMGPDQKYC, from the exons ATGAGCGGACTGGGGGACAACTCCATGGAGCCTCTGAGCTCGGAAAACCGAAAACGCAAGCTCTCCACCTGCGACACGCCCAGTCTGGG GTGTGAGCGAAGGCGGCGGGAGCAGGAGAGTAAATACATTGAGGAGCTGGCCGAACTGATCTCTGCCAATCTCAGTGACATCGACAGCTTCAACGTCAAGCCAGACAAGTGTGCTATCCTCAAGGAGACTGTGCGCCAGATCAGACAGATCAAGGAGCAGG GCAAAGCGTCCTCCAACGATGACGATGTTCAGAAGTCAGACGTGTCCTCCACGGGACAGGGGGTCATCGACAAGGACCACCTGGGGCCGCTCCTGCTGCAG GCCCTGGATGGCTTCCTGTTTGTGGTGAACCGGGAGGGCAGCATCGTGTTTGTGTCTGACAACGTGACCCAGTACCTGCAGTATAAACAGGAGGAGCTCATCAACACCTCCGCCTACAACATCCTCCATGAGGACGACAGGGAGGAGTTCCACAAGAACCTGCCCAAGACCAACG TGAATGGGGTGTCCTGGGGGGGGGAGGCGCCCCGGCAGAAGAGCCACACCTTCAACTGCCGCATGCTGGTCAAGTTTGGCAACACCCACGGGCCTGTAGAGGAGGGGCATGGAGGACCGCACTACGAGACCATGCAATGCTTCGCCCTGACCCAGCCCAAGGCCATGATCGAAGACGGGGAAG ACCTGCAGtcgtgtatgatctgtgtggcCCGTCGTGTGACTGCTGTGGAGAGAACCGAGAGCTTCAACACCCGACACGAGCTTACAG GTAAGCTGATCCAGATAGACCAGAACTCTCTGCGTGCGTCGATGCGTCCTGGCTGGGAGGACCTGCTGAGGCGTTGTATTCAGATGTTCCTACAGCACAGCGACGGACAGCCCTGGTCCCACAAACGCCACTACCACGAGG CCTTCCTGCAGGGTCACGCCGAGACCCCCCTGTACCGCTTCTCCCTGTCAGACGGCACCCCTGTCACGGCCCAGACCAAGAGCAAGCTGTACCGCCACCCCATGAGCAATGAACCCCAGGGCTTCATCTCCACTCACCTGCtacagag GGAGCAGAATGGCTATCGCTCTGCCCAGACTGGGGGCATGATGCCTGTGCCTATGAGGCAGCAGGGCATGGGGGGCCCCAACCCCAACGCCCAGATGAACATGCCCCCTGGCGCAGGGATGGGGATGGGGGGTATGAACCGGGGCTATGGGCCCATGAATGAACAGAGCCACATGGGACAGATGGGAGGGGTCTCAATGTATGGAGgaaatggaggtggaggtgggggtggcGGTGGAGGCATGGGCAACAGAATGATGCAGATGAATCAGATGAATCAAATAAACCATATGGGCCAGATGAACCAAATGAATCAGATGGGTCATCAGATGAACCACCCGGGTCCAGGGAACCACCCAGGCATGCAGCATCCTCAGCACCCACAGCAGCACCCCTTCCAGAGCAGTGGGGGGTACGGACTTGGGGGTATGAGCAGCCCCTTGGGGAGCCCCCGGATGAGTGGCCCCCAGCAGGGGTTCCTGATGTCCCCCCGAAATCGAGGCAGCCCCAAGATGGGCGCCAGTCAGTTCTCTCCTGGAG GCATGCACTCCCCCATAGGCcctcatggaggaggaggtgcggGAGGAGGTGGCTCCTCCTTTTCCAGCAGCTCCCTCAACGCCCTCCAGGCCATCAGCGAGGGGGTCGGGAGCTCCCTCCCTTCGACCCTCGCCTCCCCCTCCCCGGCCCACAAACCAGACAGCTCCCCCAGCGTCCACTCCTCCTCTCAGTCCTCCCAGCCAAGCCAGCCGGCCAAACCAGGCCCGGACGGCTCCAAAAGCCCACCTGGGCCCGGCGAGCACCAccaccccctccaccaccaccaccaccaccacccacacaCCAAGGCAGAGGGCTGCGGAGACAGGTTGGACAGCCAGGCCACGGCAGTCAGCAAGGAGCCTGGAGAGGGGGCCAGCGAGGCTGGGGTGGCCAGCTCAGAACCCACCCGGAGAGTCCCAGACAGTAAGGGCCATAAGAAGCTGCTGCAGCTACTGACCTCCCCCACTGAGGAGCTGGGGTTAGGGGGAACAGGTCCGGCCTTGCCCTCTATACCTCCCCCACCAGTCAGCAGCAACATCCCAGCAGGGTCCGACACTAAGGACCCCACAGGAGGCATGACCAGTCCTTCCTCTACCGgagtctcctcctcttcctcggccTCCACCATTCAGGGCCCGGCGTCAGGCCCAGGTGGCGCTGCTCTGGCCAATGCTCTGGCCTCGGCCCACTACACGGCATCGCTGCAGGAGAAGCACAAGATCCTCCACAAGCTGCTGCAGAACAGCAACACGCCCGACGAGGTGGCCAAGATCACAGCCGAGGCAACTGGGAAGGTGACACTGGGGGACCAGGAGGTTCCAGGGGAGACGGGGGCTgcgggaggaggagcaggaggagtgaCTGAGCCCAAGCAGGAGCAGCACAGCCCCAAGAAGGAGAAGACCCACGCGCTCCTCCACTACCTCCTCAACAAGGACGACACTAAAGAGCCCGTGGACGTGAAGCCCAAGCCTGAGGAGCTGGAAGGAAAGGGCCCCCCAGGAGCCACTGCCGGTCCCCCATCCAGAGGCCCTGGACCCACCCCTGAACATCCAGAAAGCAAGATCAAGTCAGAGCCACCTGATGAG TTGGAGAACCTGGAGTCCATCCTGGGAGGTCTGAGGGGTTCTGGCTCTGAGTTCTACCCcgagcagggaggaggaggaggaggaggggctaaTAAAGGAGGGAACAAGGCCCAGGGTTGCCTCGATGACAACCTGCAAG GGAGTCCGGGGATGGCCCCTGGCCAACGAGGCCCCTTTCAGAGGGCCATGTCAGTGGACGCCAAGCCCCCCGGTGGTCCTGGAGGGGCGGGGAGGCGCCCCATGCTCATCAAACAGGAGAATATGTTGAGCAGCCCAGACGGATACCCAGGGAACATGGGTGTGTGTCCGCGAGGTGTTGGAACAA GGCCGATGAACAGGGGCATGGGGGTTCCCCAGCGCTCTCCCATGGGGGGGTCAGGGGATTGGGGGATGCCCCGCTCCAGCGCCAGCCCCGTGGGCTCAGCCGGTCACCCTTCTATGATCCGCCCTGGCATGGACTACAACTCCAAAGGCATGATGGGAGGGCCCATGGTGGCCAGGTCCAACAGTGTTCCTGGCACCAGATCCATGCTGCAGCAACAGCTGATGGACTTGG GATGTTCTGGTGAGATGGGGATGAGTCCGTTCAGTCAGCAGGGCCAGCCCAACCAGTCTCCCTCCTGGCCTGACAGTGTGATAGGCATGGAGGGCAACCACAACAG GCGTCAGTTTGGGAACGCCCTGGACGAGCTCCTTGCTCCGCCCACCACCAGCGAGGGCCAGAGTGACGAGCGGGCGCTGCTGGACCAGCTGGACTCTCTGCTCAACAACACGGACGGCATAGCCCTGGAGGAGATCGACCGGGCCCTGGGCATCCCCGACTTGGTCAGCCAGGGCCAGGGTCCAGAGCAGCACGGTGAGCCCTTCCCCGGCCAGGACCCCTCCATGGTGCTGGAGCAGAAGCCTCTGTACGGCCAGGGCTACCCCGGCCCCCCCtccatggccatgcagtcagCCTACGGGGGGAGCCCCATGCAGGGCCAGCTCCAGCAGGGGAGCTTTGGCCCCATGCTCTCCCAGATGGGCCAGGGGGGCAGCTTCGCGGGGATGGGGGGTATGGTTCACCCTCGCGCCAACATGATGAGACCCAGGATGATGAGCGCCACCAAACCTATGAGGCTCCAGCTGCAACAGAGATTACAGGGCCAACAg TTTATGAGTCAGACTCGGCAGGGGATGGCCATGAAGATGGAGAACCCTGGAGCGGGTAACCCCGGAATGAGGCCGGGCATGCAGCCTGGCATGGGGGCACAG CCTGGCTTCCTGAATGCCCAGATGATGGCCCAGCGTAGCAGGGAGATGGTGACCATGCAGATGAGGAGACAGAGGATGATGATGCtcatgcagcagcaacagcagcaggcgGCAGCGGCCGCCGCCGGGGGGTTCAGCCCCCCTCCCAACGTCACCGCCCCTGCCGGCATGGACACCCCCATGGGAGGCCCCAACATGGGCCAGCCGGGCCCCCAGCAGTTTGGCTACGGGGGAAACTACG GTATGACCCAGCAGGGTGACCCGTCGTTCGGCCCTGCGGGCGGCAGCCCCCCCAACACTATGATGTCAGGCCGCCTGGGTCCTCAGAATCCCATGATGCAGCAGCATCCCCAGGGCGGACCCATGTACCAGAGTGCCGAGATGAAGGGCTGGCCGCAGGGAGGCATGGCCCGCAAcag TACGTACACCCAGCAGCAGTTTGCCCAACAGGGTAACCCAGGACAACAGCAGTTTGCCCAACAGGGTAACCCGGGGCAACAGCAGTTTGCCCAACAGGGTAACCCGGGGCAGCAGCAGTTTGCCCAACAGGGTAACCCGGGGCAATACGGGGGCATTATGATAAACGGGGGCATGCCTGCCAACGGAGGGGGCCAGATGGGGGGCCAGATGGGGATAAACCCCATGGTGATGGGACGTATGCCGATGGGGCCTGATCAG AAATATTGCTGA